The following proteins are co-located in the Enoplosus armatus isolate fEnoArm2 chromosome 10, fEnoArm2.hap1, whole genome shotgun sequence genome:
- the LOC139291768 gene encoding protocadherin beta-15-like has translation MMDSNIIAFQPRCFCFLLLFLHAAYGDMSYSFPEEMKRGSVIGNIAKDLGLGTGALSNRRARIDIDGTDKRYCDINLNNGELVVADRIDREGLCGEKASCILKHELVLENPLELHRISLHIQDVNDNSPQFKEELINIEIQESADRGARFVIEEAHDADVGQNSVQQYSLKKNDNFVLAVDGNTIELVLDKELDREKQKEINLLLTALDGGSPQRSGTVVIHVTVLDANDNAPVFSQALYKASLPENSPLDTVVVTVSATDADEGVNGDVTYEFGHITEDVKKIFSIDRKVGEIRVIGTVDYETTTSFEIRVKAKDGLGLSSYAKVIISITDVNDNAPVVNLKSLTSPIAEDTPPGTEVGIINVQDRDSERNRQVRCSIQQNVPFKLVPSIKNYYSLVTTGQLDRELVSDYNVTITATDEGSPPLSSSKTVELSVADINDNPPVFEEQSYSAYVTENNKPGSTLCSVTARDPDWRQNGTVIYSLLPGEVNGAPVSSYLSVNGDTGVIHAVRSFDYEQFRSFKVHVMARDNGSPPLSSNVTVSVFISDVNDNSPQILYPAPEGNSFMTELVPKAAHGGSLVSKVIAVDADSGQNAWLSYHIVKSTDPGLFTIGLHSGEIRTQRDISESDSMKQNLIVAVKDNGQPSLSATCSMYLLISDNLAEVPELKDISYDEKNSKLTSYLIIALVSVSTFFLTFIIIILGVRFCRRRKPRLLFDGAVAIPSAYLPPNYADVDGTGTLRSTYNYDAYLTTGSRTSDFKFVTSYNDNTLPADQTLRKSPSDFAEAFGELEEWPEV, from the coding sequence ATGATGGATTCAAATATTATCGCATTTCAGCCGCGCTgcttctgtttcctcctccttttcttgcACGCCGCATATGGAGACATGAGCTATTCTTTTCCTGAGGAGATGAAACGAGGATCAGTTATTGGAAATATCGCCAAGGATCTCGGGCTGGGGACCGGCGCGCTGTCCAACAGAAGAGCCCGTATTGACATCGATGGGACCGATAAACGTTACTGTGACATAAACCTGAATAACGGAGAACTGGTTGTTGCCGACAGGATTGACCGAGAGGGGCTTTGTGGAGAAAAGGCTTCGTGCATCCTAAAACACGAGCTCGTGCTGGAGAATCCTCTCGAGCTCCATCGGATTAGTCTTCACATTCAAGATGTTAATGATAACTCTCCACAATTTAAGGAAGAATTGATCAACATAGAAATTCAAGAGTCGGCAGACAGGGGAGCTCGTTTTGTGATAGAGGAGGCGCACGATGCGGATGTAGGACAAAATTCAGTTCAGCAGTACAGCCTTAAAAAGAATGATAATTTCGTTTTGGCTGTTGATGGAAACACAATAGAGCTTGTCCTTGATAAAGAGCTTGATcgagaaaagcaaaaagagatCAATTTGCTCCTTACAGCTCTAGATGGTGGCTCTCCTCAGAGATCAGGTACAGTAGTCATTCACGTCACAGTGCTGGATGCTAATGATAACGCCCCAGTGTTTAGCCAGGCCCTTTATAAAGCCAGTCTGCCTGAAAACTCTCCTTTAGATACTGTAGTGGTCACAGTGAGCGCCACTGATGCAGACGAGGGAGTCAATGGAGATGTGACTTATGAATTTGGACATATTACAGAAGATGTGAAGAAGATATTTAGTATTGACCGTAAAGTAGGTGAGATACGTGTAATTGGCACAGTTGACTATGAAACAACCACATCCTTTGAAATACGCGTTAAAGCAAAAGATGGGCTAGGGCTTTCATCTTATGCTAAGGTAATAATTTCTATCACTGATGTGAATGACAACGCACCTGTAGTCAATTTGAAATCACTGACGAGTCCCATAGCAGAAGACACCCCACCTGGTACAGAGGTGGGCATCATTAACGTGCAGGACAGAGACTCTGAACGCAACAGACAGGTCCGCTGCTCCATTCAGCAAAACGTCCCCTTTAAGTTGGTCCCTTCCATAAAAAACTATTATTCTCTGGTGACCACAGGACAACTGGACCGTGAACTAGTGTCTGATTACAACGTTACAATCACTGCCACTGACGAGGgctctccacctctgtcctcctctaaaACTGTTGAGTTATCTGTAGCAGACATCAACGACAACCCGCCTGTGTTTGAGGAACAGTCCTACAGCGCatatgtgactgaaaataacaaacctgGCTCCACTTTATGTTCCGTTACTGCTCGAGACCCCGACTGGAGACAAAACGGTACAGTGATTTATTCTCTGTTACCCGGTGAGGTGAACGGTGCCCCGGTGTCCTCCTATCTATCTGTTAACGGAGACACGGGGGTGATCCACGCTGTGAGGTCGTTTGATTATGAACAGTTCAGGAGTTTCAAAGTCCACGTGATGGCCAGAGACAACGGTTCTCCTCCGCTCAGCAGCAACGTGACCGTCAGTGTGTTCATATCGGACGTGAACGACAACTCTCCTCAGATACTGTACCCCGCCCCGGAGGGCAACTCCTTCATGACCGAGCTGGTCCCCAAAGCTGCACACGGAGGCTCTCTGGTGTCCAAAGTGATAGCGGTGGACGCGGACTCCGGACAGAACGCCTGGCTGTCCTATCATATAGTGAAATCCACTGATCCGGGACTTTTCACTATCGGTCTCCACAGCGGAGAGATCCGGACACAGCGGGACATTTCTGAGTctgacagcatgaaacagaACCTTATTGTGGCAGTGAAAGATAACGgacagccctctctctctgccacctgttccatgtatttacttatttctgATAACTTGGCTGAGGTGCCAGAACTGAAGGATATTTCTTACGATGAGAAAAACTCCAAGCTGACCTCGTACCTGATTATAGCGCTGGTGTCTGTGTCCACATTCTTtctgaccttcatcatcatcatcctgggtGTGAGGTTTTGTCGCAGGAGAAAGCCCAGACTGTTGTTTGATGGAGCAGTCGCCATCCCCAGCGCTTATCTCCCTCCTAATTACGCAGATGTTGACGGCACAGGAACTTTACGCAGCACTTACAATTATGACGCCTACCTGACAACAGGGTCTAGAACCAGTGACTTTAAGTTCGTGACGTCTTACAACGACAACACGCTGCCTGCTGACCAGACTCTGAGGAAGAGTCCAAGTGACTTTGCTGAGGCGTTTGGAGAATTGGAAGAGTGGCCAGAGGTATGA